A window of the Vibrio ostreae genome harbors these coding sequences:
- a CDS encoding class I SAM-dependent methyltransferase, with product MKPARSEKKLETPHSWSQMKNGQWVCESIQTRLDEWCPKLFGYHMLKLGGLSCELASCNCNIQHQVHLDIQNPLHNVIADSGELPFLERSIDAVIVTHQLDYCNDPHRMLREVDRVLIDDGYIILTGFNPLSLTGLASFLPWRKRSLPWSGRMFTPNRIKDWLGVLNYQVVECDQYALFPMLKYRPLWTWLENGLGDYGRAFGSLYFIVARKRTYPLKPIKPHWRFKRRLSPVGVNYRVKSQSKQMSEQK from the coding sequence ATGAAACCAGCACGCAGTGAAAAAAAACTTGAGACACCGCATTCGTGGTCTCAAATGAAAAATGGCCAGTGGGTCTGTGAGTCGATTCAAACCCGGCTTGATGAGTGGTGCCCGAAACTGTTTGGCTATCATATGTTGAAACTGGGTGGCTTGAGCTGCGAACTTGCCAGTTGTAACTGTAATATTCAACACCAAGTTCATCTCGATATCCAGAACCCATTGCATAATGTGATCGCCGACAGTGGTGAATTACCATTTTTGGAACGCAGTATTGATGCCGTGATTGTGACCCATCAACTGGACTACTGTAACGACCCGCACCGGATGTTACGTGAGGTAGACCGGGTTTTGATTGATGATGGCTACATCATTCTGACTGGCTTTAACCCGCTCAGCCTGACCGGGCTGGCCAGTTTTTTGCCTTGGCGTAAGCGCAGCCTGCCGTGGAGTGGACGTATGTTTACTCCAAACCGGATTAAAGATTGGCTTGGGGTGCTTAATTATCAGGTGGTTGAGTGCGATCAGTATGCGTTGTTTCCGATGCTGAAATATCGTCCGCTATGGACCTGGCTGGAAAACGGCCTTGGTGACTACGGGCGTGCCTTTGGCAGTCTGTATTTCATCGTGGCGCGCAAGCGTACCTATCCGCTTAAGCCGATTAAGCCCCACTGGCGCTTCAAACGTCGTTTGTCACCAGTCGGAGTCAATTACCGGGTTAAGTCTCAGTCCAAACAGATGTCTGAGCAGAAGTAA
- the rnhA gene encoding ribonuclease HI: MKKQVEIFTDGSCLGNPGPGGYGVVMRYKQVEKTLAKGYRLTTNNRMEMLAAVVALQTLKEPCEVQLTTDSQYVRQGITQWIHNWKKRGWKTADKKPVKNADLWQALDKETARHKVEWHWVKGHAGHRENEMCDELARTAAENPTEEDTGYQPS, encoded by the coding sequence ATGAAGAAACAGGTGGAAATTTTCACTGACGGTTCTTGTTTAGGCAATCCGGGCCCGGGTGGCTACGGGGTCGTTATGCGCTATAAACAAGTGGAAAAAACCCTTGCCAAAGGTTATCGCCTCACCACCAATAACCGGATGGAAATGCTGGCGGCCGTGGTCGCGCTGCAAACCCTGAAAGAGCCCTGCGAGGTGCAACTGACCACCGACAGCCAGTATGTGCGTCAGGGCATCACCCAGTGGATTCATAACTGGAAAAAGCGCGGCTGGAAAACGGCCGATAAAAAACCGGTTAAAAATGCCGATTTATGGCAGGCACTGGACAAAGAAACCGCCCGCCATAAAGTGGAATGGCACTGGGTAAAAGGCCATGCCGGTCACCGCGAAAACGAAATGTGCGACGAACTGGCACGCACTGCGGCTGAAAATCCAACCGAAGAAGATACCGGTTATCAACCAAGCTGA
- the dnaQ gene encoding DNA polymerase III subunit epsilon, with the protein MNTSNNSDYGRIVVLDTETTGMNLEGGPHYEGHRIIEIGAVEIINRKLTGRHFHVYLKPDREIQAEAVEVHGITDEFLVDKPEYKDVHDEFLDFIKGAQLVAHNAPFDVGFMDYEFSKLNASIGKTEQYCQITDTLAMAKKIFPGKRNNLDILCERYGIDNSHRTLHGALLDAEILADVYLLMTGGQTSLQFSAGSQENGAGGDNIKRVSESRKALKVLRATADEIQAHQERLDLVEKNGACLWRQ; encoded by the coding sequence ATGAATACTAGCAACAATTCTGATTACGGTCGCATTGTGGTTCTCGATACCGAAACCACAGGTATGAACCTTGAAGGCGGTCCTCATTACGAAGGGCACAGGATCATCGAAATCGGTGCGGTGGAGATCATCAACCGCAAGCTGACCGGTCGTCATTTCCATGTTTACCTCAAACCGGATCGCGAGATTCAGGCTGAAGCGGTGGAAGTGCATGGTATTACCGATGAATTTCTGGTGGATAAGCCGGAATATAAAGATGTGCATGATGAGTTTCTCGACTTTATCAAAGGCGCTCAGTTGGTCGCACACAACGCGCCCTTCGACGTCGGCTTTATGGATTATGAGTTCAGCAAACTCAATGCTTCGATTGGTAAAACCGAGCAGTACTGCCAGATAACCGATACGCTGGCTATGGCGAAGAAAATCTTCCCGGGCAAACGTAACAACCTGGATATTCTGTGTGAGCGCTACGGTATTGATAACTCACACCGTACTCTGCACGGGGCATTGCTCGATGCCGAGATTTTGGCTGATGTTTATCTGCTGATGACCGGTGGCCAGACGTCGCTGCAATTCTCTGCCGGGTCACAGGAAAATGGCGCTGGTGGCGATAACATCAAACGGGTCAGTGAAAGTCGAAAAGCGCTAAAGGTTTTGCGTGCGACGGCCGATGAAATACAGGCACACCAGGAACGTCTGGATCTTGTTGAAAAAAATGGGGCGTGCCTCTGGCGCCAGTAG
- a CDS encoding class II glutamine amidotransferase, with protein sequence MCELLGMSANVPTDICFSFTGLMQRGGRTGPHRDGWGITFYEGKGFRTFKDPSPSCQSKIAELVQNYPIKSCAVISHIRQANRGAVNLENTHPFTRELWGRYWTFAHNGQLTDYQHLISGRHRPVGETDSEVAFCWLLDELEHRYPQIPEDMTEVFAYIATLCDQLRAKGVFNMLLSDGDYVMSYCTNHLYWITRRAPFGHAALIDEDVEVNFQEETTPNDVVSVIATQPLTMNEIWQRMKPGEYNLFHCGELIATNVEQLADVEFVPGKPGDQSPKAPLA encoded by the coding sequence ATGTGTGAATTGCTCGGCATGAGCGCTAATGTGCCAACCGATATCTGTTTTAGTTTTACCGGCCTGATGCAGCGTGGCGGACGTACCGGCCCGCATCGTGACGGGTGGGGAATCACCTTTTATGAAGGTAAAGGCTTTCGGACCTTTAAAGATCCCAGCCCAAGCTGTCAGTCAAAAATTGCGGAACTGGTTCAGAATTACCCGATCAAAAGCTGCGCGGTGATCAGCCATATTCGTCAGGCAAATCGCGGTGCTGTGAACCTGGAGAACACCCACCCGTTTACTCGTGAATTATGGGGGCGCTACTGGACGTTTGCTCATAATGGTCAGCTGACGGATTATCAGCATCTGATTTCCGGTCGCCATCGCCCGGTCGGTGAGACAGATAGTGAAGTTGCCTTTTGCTGGCTGCTAGATGAGCTGGAGCATCGTTATCCGCAGATCCCTGAGGATATGACCGAAGTATTTGCCTACATTGCTACGCTATGTGACCAGTTACGTGCCAAAGGCGTGTTTAACATGCTGTTGTCCGATGGCGACTACGTGATGAGCTATTGCACTAACCACTTATACTGGATTACCCGTCGCGCGCCATTTGGACATGCTGCGTTGATCGATGAAGATGTTGAAGTCAATTTCCAGGAAGAGACCACACCGAATGACGTGGTATCGGTGATCGCGACTCAGCCATTGACCATGAATGAAATCTGGCAACGCATGAAGCCCGGAGAGTATAACCTGTTCCATTGTGGCGAGCTGATTGCAACCAATGTTGAGCAACTGGCGGATGTTGAGTTTGTACCGGGTAAACCGGGAGACCAGTC
- the fadE gene encoding acyl-CoA dehydrogenase FadE → MEILLSVCGLMVVLGGCLYHRSSLITALAALTVTLLVLTLFGPLGLISWALYLAAVVLLAIPAVRQSVVSRKALAGFKKVLPAMSQTEKEALDAGTVWWEAELFKGKPDWQQMHRIKAPELSAEEQAFLDGPVNEVCAMVSDYQVTHELADLPPQVWQYLKEHKFFAMIIKKQYGGLEFSAYAQSLVLQKLTGVSGVLSSTVGVPNSLGPGELLQHYGTTEQKEYYLPRLAEGREIPCFALTSPEAGSDAGSIPDFGIVCHGEWQGKQVLGMRLTWNKRYITLAPVATVLGLAFKLRDPDGLLGDKEEVGITCALIPTDLPGVEIGNRHFPLNVPFQNGPTRASDLFVPLDFIIGGPQMAGQGWRMLVECLSVGRGITLPSNSTGGTKTAALATGAYARIRRQFKQPIGQMEGIEEPLARLAGNAYVMDAASNMTVAAIDSGEKPSVISAIVKYHCTHRGQRAIIDAMDIVGGKGICLGPSNFLARGYQGAPIAITVEGANILTRSMIIFGQGAIRCHPYVLQEMAAAYSDQPDALAQFDKALAGHVSFTLSNLVRSIWFGLSDGRGSQAPVRDATQRYYQQLNRYSANLALLADISMAVLGGSLKRKERLSARLGDILSQLYLSSATLKRFDNDGRPVEDLPLVHWGLQDSMQQAEVAIDEFLANFPNRLLGRVLRMLILPFGRVRQVPSDKLDSQVAQIVQTPSATRDRLGRNQYLEPSEHNPAGKIELALRVILDAEPLFDKVCQALNQRRPFTGLDEVAKLGLQHNILTPEQAKHLSEAEAHRLATINVDDFAPQELAAEKTSPQLGDAA, encoded by the coding sequence ATGGAAATCTTGCTCTCTGTCTGTGGGTTGATGGTTGTTCTCGGCGGCTGCCTCTATCATCGTAGCTCACTCATTACTGCCTTAGCCGCCCTAACCGTTACCCTACTCGTCCTCACGCTGTTTGGTCCTCTGGGTCTCATCAGTTGGGCGCTGTATCTGGCTGCGGTTGTCCTACTGGCAATCCCTGCCGTCCGCCAGTCTGTCGTATCGCGCAAAGCGTTGGCCGGCTTTAAAAAAGTTCTGCCGGCCATGTCGCAAACGGAAAAAGAAGCCTTGGACGCTGGTACGGTATGGTGGGAAGCCGAGTTATTTAAAGGTAAACCCGACTGGCAGCAGATGCATCGTATCAAGGCGCCTGAACTGTCGGCCGAAGAGCAGGCATTTCTCGATGGGCCGGTCAATGAAGTCTGCGCCATGGTCAGTGACTACCAGGTCACCCATGAACTGGCCGACCTGCCGCCGCAGGTGTGGCAGTACCTTAAAGAACATAAATTCTTCGCCATGATCATCAAGAAGCAATATGGCGGTCTGGAGTTTTCCGCTTACGCACAAAGCTTGGTGCTGCAAAAACTGACCGGTGTGTCAGGGGTTCTTTCCTCAACCGTTGGCGTCCCTAACTCCCTGGGACCCGGTGAGCTGTTGCAACATTACGGCACCACAGAGCAAAAAGAATACTACCTGCCACGCCTGGCTGAAGGTCGCGAAATCCCCTGCTTTGCTCTGACCAGCCCAGAGGCCGGTTCCGATGCCGGTTCAATTCCGGATTTCGGTATCGTCTGTCACGGTGAATGGCAAGGCAAACAGGTTTTGGGTATGCGCCTAACCTGGAACAAGCGCTATATCACTCTTGCTCCGGTCGCAACCGTCCTTGGCCTGGCGTTTAAACTGCGCGATCCGGACGGCCTGTTAGGCGACAAAGAAGAAGTGGGCATCACCTGTGCCCTGATCCCAACCGACCTGCCCGGCGTGGAAATTGGCAACCGTCATTTCCCGCTCAACGTTCCGTTCCAGAACGGACCGACCCGTGCCAGTGATCTGTTTGTGCCGCTCGATTTCATTATCGGGGGGCCGCAAATGGCCGGACAGGGCTGGCGTATGCTGGTGGAATGTCTGTCGGTCGGACGCGGCATTACCCTGCCATCCAACTCAACCGGAGGCACCAAAACCGCAGCACTGGCGACCGGTGCTTACGCCCGTATCCGCCGTCAATTCAAACAGCCTATCGGACAGATGGAAGGTATCGAAGAGCCGCTGGCCCGTTTGGCAGGTAATGCTTATGTGATGGATGCCGCCAGCAACATGACCGTTGCTGCCATCGATAGCGGGGAAAAACCTTCGGTGATCTCGGCCATCGTTAAATATCACTGCACCCATCGTGGTCAGCGTGCCATTATCGATGCGATGGACATCGTGGGCGGTAAAGGGATCTGTCTTGGCCCCTCTAACTTCCTAGCACGCGGATATCAGGGCGCCCCGATTGCCATTACTGTCGAAGGGGCCAATATTCTGACCCGCTCGATGATTATTTTTGGTCAGGGTGCGATCCGTTGTCATCCGTATGTTCTACAGGAAATGGCAGCGGCGTATTCCGATCAGCCGGACGCTTTAGCCCAATTTGATAAGGCTCTGGCCGGGCATGTCAGCTTTACCCTCAGCAACCTGGTACGCAGTATCTGGTTTGGTCTGAGCGATGGACGCGGCTCACAGGCTCCGGTCCGGGATGCGACCCAACGTTACTATCAACAACTCAACCGCTACAGTGCCAACCTGGCGCTGCTGGCTGATATTTCCATGGCAGTGCTCGGTGGCTCACTGAAACGTAAAGAGCGCCTGTCAGCCCGACTGGGGGATATTCTCAGTCAGCTTTACCTCAGCTCTGCAACCCTGAAACGGTTTGACAATGACGGCCGGCCAGTGGAAGACCTGCCTCTGGTGCACTGGGGACTGCAAGACAGTATGCAGCAGGCAGAAGTGGCTATCGATGAGTTCCTGGCCAACTTCCCGAACCGCCTGCTGGGCAGAGTACTGCGAATGCTGATCCTGCCATTTGGCCGGGTGCGTCAAGTGCCCAGTGACAAGCTCGACAGTCAGGTGGCGCAAATTGTGCAAACACCGAGTGCCACCCGTGACCGCCTGGGCCGCAATCAGTACCTGGAGCCGAGCGAGCATAACCCGGCCGGAAAAATTGAGCTGGCTTTGCGGGTGATACTCGACGCTGAGCCACTGTTTGATAAAGTGTGCCAGGCGCTCAACCAGCGTCGTCCATTCACCGGCCTGGATGAAGTGGCCAAACTGGGACTGCAGCATAATATCCTGACGCCGGAACAGGCAAAACACCTCAGCGAAGCTGAAGCGCACCGTCTGGCCACCATCAATGTGGATGATTTCGCACCGCAGGAGCTGGCCGCAGAGAAAACCTCGCCGCAGCTGGGTGATGCCGCCTGA
- the gloB gene encoding hydroxyacylglutathione hydrolase — MLHIKSIPAFNDNYIWLIKNSDQRCAVVDPGDAAPVLAYLAQHELVLDAILITHHHHDHIGGVPELVRQFPHVDVVGPSKEPIPTLTHPVDGGDQIELFDERFMVLDLPGHTLGHIGYVGDGKLFCGDVLFSAGCGRVFEGTMEQMFTSLNKLTSLPDETEVYCAHEYTASNIAFAMAVEPDNEQLQIYRDEVIRLRGQGKSTLPTTLQREKWVNPFLRTQASSVMKSVTNRTEQTDALSVFSALREWKNEF; from the coding sequence ATGTTACATATCAAAAGCATACCCGCATTTAATGATAATTACATCTGGCTGATTAAAAATAGCGATCAGCGTTGTGCGGTGGTCGATCCGGGCGATGCCGCCCCGGTGCTTGCCTACCTGGCTCAGCATGAACTGGTTCTGGATGCCATCCTTATCACCCACCACCACCATGACCACATTGGCGGAGTGCCTGAACTGGTGCGTCAGTTTCCACACGTTGATGTCGTCGGCCCATCCAAAGAGCCGATTCCGACCCTGACCCACCCGGTCGACGGCGGCGATCAAATTGAACTGTTTGATGAACGTTTTATGGTGCTTGATTTACCGGGCCATACGCTGGGCCATATCGGTTATGTGGGCGACGGCAAGCTGTTTTGTGGTGACGTGCTGTTTTCTGCCGGCTGCGGACGGGTGTTTGAAGGCACGATGGAACAGATGTTCACTTCACTGAACAAACTCACCAGCCTGCCGGATGAAACCGAGGTGTACTGCGCACACGAATACACCGCCAGTAACATCGCTTTTGCCATGGCCGTCGAGCCCGATAACGAACAGTTACAAATTTATCGTGATGAAGTCATCCGTCTGCGCGGCCAAGGCAAATCGACCCTGCCGACCACCCTGCAACGGGAGAAATGGGTCAATCCTTTCTTGCGCACACAGGCTTCAAGCGTCATGAAGTCAGTGACCAATCGTACCGAGCAAACGGATGCGTTGTCGGTATTTAGCGCATTACGTGAATGGAAGAACGAATTTTGA
- the lpcA gene encoding D-sedoheptulose 7-phosphate isomerase codes for MYQDLIRSELTEAADVLNKFLSDEHNLAQIEAAAKLIADSFKQGGKVLSCGNGGSHCDAMHFAEELTGRYRENRPGYPGIAISDPSHLSCVSNDFGYDFVFSRYVEAVGTKGDVLFGLSTSGNSGNILKAMEAAQAKGMKTIALTGKDGGKMAGVADVEIRVPHFGYADRIQEVHIKIIHIVIQLIEKEMA; via the coding sequence ATGTACCAGGATCTGATTAGAAGTGAATTAACTGAAGCGGCCGATGTTCTGAACAAGTTTCTGAGCGACGAGCACAATCTGGCTCAGATTGAAGCCGCAGCGAAACTGATCGCTGACTCCTTTAAACAGGGGGGTAAAGTACTGTCATGTGGTAACGGTGGCTCACACTGCGATGCCATGCACTTTGCTGAAGAGTTGACCGGTCGTTACCGTGAGAATCGCCCGGGTTACCCTGGTATTGCCATTTCAGATCCAAGCCACCTGTCTTGTGTGAGCAATGATTTTGGCTACGATTTCGTGTTCTCGCGCTATGTTGAAGCGGTCGGTACTAAAGGGGATGTGTTGTTTGGTCTGTCGACGTCCGGTAATTCTGGCAACATCCTCAAAGCGATGGAAGCGGCACAAGCGAAAGGCATGAAAACCATCGCTCTGACCGGTAAAGACGGCGGTAAAATGGCCGGTGTGGCCGACGTGGAAATCCGCGTTCCTCACTTTGGCTATGCAGACCGTATCCAGGAAGTACATATTAAGATTATCCACATTGTCATTCAGTTGATTGAAAAAGAGATGGCGTAA